A segment of the Micromonospora sediminicola genome:
CACCCCGATCCTCGCCGGCGTGATGCCGGTGACCCAGATCGGCACCATCGAGCGGTCCGTGCAGCTCTCCGGGGCGCCGTTCCCCCGGGCGCTGGCCGAACGGTTCGAGCGGGTGGCCGACGACCCCGCGGCGGTCCACCGGCTCGGCGTCGAGCAGGCCGGCGAGATGTGCGCCCGGCTGCTGGACGAGGGCGTGCCGGGGATCCACTTCATCACCCTCAACCGGTCGACCGCCACCCGCGAGGTCTGGCAGCGGCTGCGTGCCGACGCCCGGGTGTGACCACCCGCCGGACGACACCCGAGCCGCCCTTCTACGGTTGATCCGTGGTGGGCACACAGCTGAACTGGGACCAGTACGCGACCGCGTGGGCGCGGCTGCACGGCGGGTTCGATCCCCGGACCGCGGCGCCGGTGGTGCGCGCCTGGCTGCGCTTCGCCTACCACGTGGGCTACGTGCTGGGCCGGCTGCGGGTCGGCCCGACCGCGGTGACCGTGTTCGGCGTGCTGCTCTGCTTCTGCGTACCCCTGCTGGTGGGCCGGGTCGGCGACGGACCGTTCCTGGGTTCGCTGTTCGTGCTGCTCGCCGCGGTGGCGGACAGCGTCGACGGCGCGGTGGCGGTGGCCACCAACCGGACCACCCGGCTGGGCTACGTCTACGACTCGGTCGCCGACCGCCTCGGCGAGGTGGCCTGGCTGATCGCGTTCTGGCTGCTCGGCGCGCCCGGCGCGCTGGTCGCGGCGGCCGGCGGACTGTCCTGGCTGCACGAGTACGTGCGGGCCCGGGCCGTGTCCGCCGGGATGCGGGAGATCGGCGCGGTGACCGTGGGGGAGCGGCCCACGCGGGTCTGTGTGGCCCTGGTCGGCCTGCTGGTCGCCGGGCTCACCGGGCTGATCGACGCCGACCTGACCGCCGGCACCATCACCATGGCGACCACGGTGTGGGTGCTGCTCGCCGGATTCGGCCTCGGCCAGTTGCTCGCCGCCGTGCGTCGCGCCCTGGCCGACGCCGGCTGACCGGCCGCGCGGGCCCAGTGGGCGCGTCGCCTGGGGTGGGCGTTAACAGGGGGCCCCTCCTCTACCCGAGGCGTTAAGAAGGGGCCCTTCCTTACACCCTCACCAGGCCGGCCCGACCGCGTCGGCGACGATCTCCGCGGACAACGTCACCATGGGCAGCCCGCCCCCCGGGTGGCTGGAGCCGCCGACCAGCCACAGCCCGGCCGCCGGACCCCGGTTGGCCGGGCGCAGCAGGCCGCCCGCGGTGCCGTAGATCGCCCCGCCCGGCGCGCCGGTGGCCGCGTCCAGGTCGGCCGGGGTGCGGATCTCCCGGAACACCAGCCGGTCCCGCACGTCCACGCCGCGTTCGGCGAGCACGTCGAGGATCCGGTCCGCGTACGCCTCGGCCAGCCCGGGCCGCCGCCAGTCCACCGCCCCGGCGGCGGTGCCGTGCCGGGGCGCGTTGACCAGCACGAACCACGCCTCGTGGCCGTCCGGCCGGACCGTCGGGTCGTCGGCGGCGGTGACGAAGACGGTCGGGTCGGGCGCCGGGCGGGCCCGCACCCCGCGACCGGGGTCGCCGAAGACGGCGTCGAACTCGGCGTCGTAGTCGCCGGGGAAGAAGACGGTGTGGTGGGCCAGCCCGGAGTCGCCGCGGACGCCGAGCAGCAGCACGAAGCCGGCCAGGCTGCGGTCGGTGAGTGCGGCCAGCCGGCGCGGGTCGGGCAGCAGGTCCCGGTAGACGGTGAGCGCGTCCACGTTCGCCACCACCACGTCGGCCGGAACGGGGGCGGCCGACCCGGCGACGCGTACCCCGTGCACCCGGCCGCCGGCGGCGTCGATCCGGGTGACCGCCGTGTCGGTGCGCACCACCACGCCCAGGTCCAGGCAGCGCGACAGCAGCGCGTCGGCGAGCGTGCCCAGCCCGCCGCGCAGGTACCAGCCGCCGTAGGCCAGCTCCGCGTAGGGGACGGCGACCAGCGCGGCGGGTGCGCGGCGCGGGTCGGCGCCGGTGTAGGTGGCGTAGCGGTCGAGCAGCATCCGCAGTCGCGGGTCGGACAGGTACCGGCGGCCCAGGCCGCGCAGCGTGCGGCCGGGGCCGATGGCGGCGAGGTCGCCCAGCCGCCAGGCCAGCGCGGCCAGGTCGCGCGGGGAGTCGACGGTGCGGC
Coding sequences within it:
- a CDS encoding phytoene desaturase family protein, whose translation is MARIVVIGAGVGGLAAAARLAVTGHEVTVLERAGTVGGKLGRHTHHTPEGAWRFDTGPSLVTLPQVFSDLFEATGAKLDEYLDLVPLDPIVRHVFPGGGPTLDSCADPDEFAARVGAAFGDRSAADWQRLWRRADRVWAASHRDILRRTVDSPRDLAALAWRLGDLAAIGPGRTLRGLGRRYLSDPRLRMLLDRYATYTGADPRRAPAALVAVPYAELAYGGWYLRGGLGTLADALLSRCLDLGVVVRTDTAVTRIDAAGGRVHGVRVAGSAAPVPADVVVANVDALTVYRDLLPDPRRLAALTDRSLAGFVLLLGVRGDSGLAHHTVFFPGDYDAEFDAVFGDPGRGVRARPAPDPTVFVTAADDPTVRPDGHEAWFVLVNAPRHGTAAGAVDWRRPGLAEAYADRILDVLAERGVDVRDRLVFREIRTPADLDAATGAPGGAIYGTAGGLLRPANRGPAAGLWLVGGSSHPGGGLPMVTLSAEIVADAVGPAW
- a CDS encoding CDP-alcohol phosphatidyltransferase family protein, which gives rise to MVGTQLNWDQYATAWARLHGGFDPRTAAPVVRAWLRFAYHVGYVLGRLRVGPTAVTVFGVLLCFCVPLLVGRVGDGPFLGSLFVLLAAVADSVDGAVAVATNRTTRLGYVYDSVADRLGEVAWLIAFWLLGAPGALVAAAGGLSWLHEYVRARAVSAGMREIGAVTVGERPTRVCVALVGLLVAGLTGLIDADLTAGTITMATTVWVLLAGFGLGQLLAAVRRALADAG